acagacaacagacaacaggcaccaTGCAACTGGCAACAGGCATCAGACAACAAGCAACACGCACCAGGCAACAGGCAACATACAAtaggcaatggacaacagtcaatgggaaacaggcagcagagatcagagaacagacaacaggcaacaggcaacagacaacggcagaatgcaacaggcaacaggcaaaatacttcagagaacagacaacaagcaacaagctccagacaacagtcaaaagacaacagacaacaggcaatggccAACAGTCAATGTGCAACTGGCAGCTGACAACAGAGAAAAGACAACAGACAAaatgcaacaggcaacagacaacaggcaaaatgcaacaggcaataggcaacagacaacatgcaatgATCAATGGACAGCAGTCAAATAGGCAACATGTAACAGCCACCAGACAATggacaatggacaacagacaacaagcaacaggcaacagacaacaagcaacaggcagcagacaacaggcaatggatcaCATATAACAGACAACAGGAAACAGACAACatgcaatggacaacagacaatggacaacaggcaacaggcaacagatcagaggcaatggacaacagccaacaggcaacagacagcagGCAATGGATGACAGTCAACAGGcaccaggcaacagacaacagacaaaagGCAACAGACAAGAGGCAAAGGAcaacagagaacagacaacagacaacaggcaatgacAACAGGCAATGGGCAACAGTCAATGGGAAACAGGCAGCAGACATCAGAGAACAgaaaacagacaacaggcaacaggcaacagacaacggcagattgcaacaggcaataggcaacagacaacatgcaatgAACAATGGACAGCGgtcaataggcaacagacaacaggcaatggacaatggaAAACAGACAATagtcaacagacaacaggcaacagacaccatgcaacaggcaacaggcatcaGACAACAAGCAACACGCACCAGGCAACAGACAACACGCAATGGACAACAGTCAATGGGAAACAGGCAGCAGACATCAGAGAACAGACAACAGAAAACAGACAACAGGTACAGGCAACAGACAATGGCAGaatgcaacaggcaacaggcaacatacttcagagaacagacaacaagcaacaagctccagacaacaggtaacagacaacagacaaaaggcaacagacaacaggcaaaatacaacaggcaataggcaacagacagCATGCAATGATCAATGGACAACAgtcaataggcaacagacaacagacaacaggcaacatgcaacagcTATCAGACAacggacaacagacaacagacaacaagcaaaaggcagcagacaacaggcaatggacaacatacAACAGACAACGGGCAACAGACAACATGCATTGGAcaacagacaatggacaacaggccAAAGAAAACAGGCAACAGATCACATGCAGCAGACAAtgggcaacaggcaacaggcaacagacaacaggcaacagacaagggACAGCAGACAACAGGCAATAGACAACAGACAACacgcaacagacaacagacaacaggtaacagacaacaggcaacagaccactggcagcaggcaatggacaaattacagcaggcaatggacaacagacaacaggcaacatgcaacaggcaataggcaacaggcatatgacaacaggcataggacaacaggcatatgacaacagacaacaggcaacaggcaactgacaatgtgcagcagataacaggcaacaggcaacaggcaatggacaatgggcaacagacaataggcaacaggcaacagacaacaggcaacaggcaacagacaacagacaacaaccAACAGACCATGGGCAGTAGGCAATGGACAAATGAGAgcaggcaataggcaacaggcaaccgacaacaggcaacatgcaacaggCAATAGAAAACAGGCAACCGACAACAGGCATAGgacaacagacaacaagcaacaggcaACGGACAACAGGCAACTGACAATGTGCAGCAgataacaggcaacaggcaacaggcaatggacaatgggCAACAGCCAATAGGCAACATGCAACAGCCACCAGACAACGGACAacggacaacagacaacagacaacaagcaacaggcagcagacaacaggcaatggacaacatacAACAGACAACGGGCAACAGACAACATGCATTGGAcaacagacaatggacaacaggccAAAGACAACAGCCAACAGACCACAGGCAGCAGGCAATGGACAAATGACAgcaggcaataggcaacaggcaaccgacaacaggcataggacaacaggcaacaggcaacggaCAACAGGCAACTGACAATGTGCAGCAgataacaggcaacagacaacaggcaatggacaatgggCAACAGCCAATAGGAaaaatgcaacaggcaataggcaacagacaacgTGCAATGAACAATGGACAGCAGTCAATAGTCAACAGACaatagacaacaggcaacaggcaacaactTGCAGACAATgttcaacaggcaacaggcaacagtcaacagacaacaagcaacaggcagcagacaacaggcaatAGATCACATATaacggacaacaggcaacagacaacatgcaatgGACAACAGataatggacaacaggcaacagtCAACAGGCAACAGATcagaggcaatggacaacaggcaacagacagcagGCAATGGACGACAGACAACAGGTACCagtcaacagacaacagacaacaggcaacaggcaacagacaagagGCATAGGAcaacagagaacagacaacagacaacaggcaacagacagcaggaaatggacaacaggcaacaggcaacaggcaacagacaacaggcaacagacaagggACAGCAGACAACAGGCAATAGACAACAGACAACacgcaacagacaacagacaacaggtaacagacaacaggcaacagaccactggcagcaggcaatggacaaattacagcaggcaatggacaacagacaacaggcaacatgcaacaggcaataggcaacaggcatatgacaacaggcataggacaacaggtatatgacaacagacaacaggcaacaggcaactgaCGATGTGCAGCAgataacaggcaacaggcaacaggcaatggacaatgggcaacagacaacagacaacaagcaacaggcaacagacaacaggcaacaggcaacagacaacagacaacagacaacagacaacaaccAACAGACCATGGGCAGTAGGCAATGGACAAATGAGAgcaggcaataggcaacaggcaaccgacaacaggcaacatgcaacaggCAATAGACAACAGGCAACCGACAACAGGCATAGgacaacagacaacaagcaacgGGCAACGGACAACAGGCAACTGACAATGTGCAGCAgataacaggcaacaggcaacaagcAATGGACAATGGGCAACAGCCAATAGGCAACATGCAACAGCCACCAGACAACGGACAacggacaacagacaacagacaacaagcaacaggcagcagacaacaggcaatggacaacatacAACAGACAACGGGCAACAGACAACATGCATTGGAcaacagacaatggacaacaggccAAAGACAACAGCCAACAGACCACAGGCAGCAGGCAATGGACAAATGACAgcaggcaataggcaacaggcaaccgacaacaggcaacatgcaacaggcaataggcaacaggcaaccgacaacaggcataggacaacaggcaacaggcaacggaCAACAGGCAACTGACAATGTGCAGCAgataacaggcaacagacaacaggcaatggacaatgggCAACAGCCAATAGGCAACATACAAcacacaacaggcaacagacaacagacaagggacaacagacaacaggcaacagacaacaaacaacaggcaatggacaacagtcaaCAGGCAATGGATAACAGAGAACAGACAACTGGCAACAGATAACAGCAACAGTCAAAAGATaaaatgcaacaggcaataggaaacagacaacaggcaacaggcaacaggtaacaggcaatggacaatggacaacagacaatagGTAACAGACAACAGCCAAcatgcaacaggcaacaggcaacaggcaacagacaacaagcaactCACACAGGCAACAAGctccagacaacaggcaacaggcagcagacaacaggcaatggataacAGTCAATGGGCAACTGGCAGCAGACAACAGAGAACAGACAATGGAcagcaggcaacaggcaacagacagcaggaaaaatgcaacaggcaataggcaacagacaagGTGCAATGAACAATGGACAGCAGTCAATAGTCAACAGACaatagacaacaggcaacaggcaacaactTGCAGACAATgttcaacaggcaacaggcaacagtcaacagacaacaagcaacaggcagcagacaacaggcaatAGATCACATATaacggacaacaggcaacagacaacatgcaatgGACAACAGATAATGGACAAcaagcaacaggcaacaggcaacagatcagaggcaatggacaacaggcaacagacagcagGCAATGGACGACAGACAACAGGTAGCagtcaacagacaacagacaacaggcaacaggcaacagacaagagGCATAGGAcaacagagaacagacaacagacaacaggcaacagacagcaggaaatggacaacagacaacaggcaactgaCAACAGGCAATGGGCAACAGTCAATGGGAAACAGTCAGCAGACATCAGAGAACAGACAACAGGCAAAAGGCAACAGACAACAGCAGAttgcaacaggcaataggcaacagacaacatgcaatgaacaatggacaacagtcaataggcaacagacagcaggcaatggacaatggaaaacagacaataggcaacagacaacagacaccatgcaacaggcaacaggcatcaAACAACAAGCAACATGcaccaggcaacaggcaacagacaatggacaacagtcaatgggaaacaggcagcagacatcagagaacagacaacagacaacaggcaacaggcaacagacaacggcagaatgcaacaggcaataggcaacagacaacagacaatgatcaatggacaacagtcaataggcaacagacaacaggcatcaTGCAACAGCCACCATataatggacaacagacaacagacaacaagcaacaagcaacaggcagcagacaacaggcCATGGACAACGTACAACAGACAATGCGCAACAGACAACATGCATTGGAcaacagacaatggacaacaggccAAAGACAACAGGCACCAGATCACAGGCAGCAGACAAtgggcaacaggcaacaggcaacagacaagggacaacagacaacaggcaatagaCAACAGACAATACGCAACAGGCAACAGGAAACAGGCAACAGACAATAAGCAACTCGCACCAGGCAACAAGctccagacaacaggcaacaggcagcagacaacaggcaatggataacAGTGAATAGGCAACTGGCAGCAGACAACAGAGAACAGACAATGGAcagcaggcaacaggcaacagacagcaggaaaaatgcaacaggcaataggcaacagacaacatgcaatgAACAATGGACAGCAGTCAATagtcaacagacaacagacaacaggcaacaggcaacaactTGCAGACAATGTTcaacaggcaacatgcaacaggcaacagacaacaagcaacaggcagcagacaacaggcaatggatcaCATATaacggacaacaggcaacagacaacatgcaatgGACAACAGATAATGGACAACAGGCAATAGTCAACAGGCAACAGATcagaggcaatggacaacaggcaacagacagcagGTAATGGACGACAGACAACAGGTACCagtcaacagacaacagacaacagacaacaagcaacagaCAAGAGGCATAGGACAACAGAGAACAgagaacagacaacaggcaacagacagcaggaaatggacaacagacaacaggcaactgaCAACAGGCAATGGGCAACAGTCAATGGGAAACAGTCAGCAGACATCAGAGAACAGACAACAGGCAAAAGGCAACAGACAACAGCAGAttgcaacaggcaataggcaacagacaacatgcaatgaacaatggacaacagtcaataggcaacagacagcaggcaatggacaatggaaaacagacaataggcaacagacaacagacaccatgcaacaggcaacaggcatcaAACAACAAGCAACATGcaccaggcaacaggcaacaggcaatggacaacagtcaatgggaaacaggcagcagacatcagagaacagacaacagacaacaggcaacaggcaacagacaacggcagaatgcaacaggcaataggcaacagacaacataCAATGATCAATGGACAACAgtcaataggcaacagacaacaggcatcaTGCAACAGCCACCAtacaatggacaacagacaacagacaacaagcaacaagcaacaggcagcagacaacaggcCATGGACAACGTACAACAGACAATGCGCAACAGACAACATGCATTGGAcaacagacaatggacaacaggccAAAGACAACAGGCACCAGATCACAGGCAGCAGACAatgggcaacaggcaacagacaacaggcaacaggcatagGACAACAGACAATAGGCAATagtcaatggacaacaggcaacaggcaacatacctcagagaacagacaacaagcaacaagctccagacaacaggcaacaggcaacagacaacaggcaatggacaacaggcaacagacaacagacaacaggtaaCATGCAAAAGGCAATAGGCAACACACACCagtcaacaggcaacagacaacatgcaatgatcaatggacaacagtcaatatgcaacagacaacagacaacaggcaacaagcAACAGCCACCAGACAACGGAAAACAGACCACAGACAACAAACAacaagcaacaggcagcagacaacaggcaatAGATAAcatacaacagacaacaggcaatagaCACTATGCAATGGGcaacagacaatggacaacaggcaacagacaacaggcaacagatcacaggcaatggacaacaggcagctgacaacaggcaacagaccacaggcagcaggcaatggacaaatgacagcaggcaatggacaacagacaacaggcaacaggcaaccgacaacaggcaacatgcaacaggAAATAGGCAACAGATAGCATGCAATGATCAATGGACAACAgtcaataggcaacagacaacagacaacaggcaacatgcaGCAGCTATCAGACAACGGACAACAGACAACTGACAACAAGCAAAaggcagcagacaacaggcaatggacaacatacAACAGACAACGGGCAACAGACAACATGCATTGGAcaacagacaatggacaacaggccAAAGAAAACAGGCAACAGATCACAGGCAGCAGACAAtgggcaacaggcaacaggcaacagacaacaggcaacagacaagggacaacagacaacaggcaatagaCAACAGACAACacgcaacagacaacagacaacaggtaaCAGATAACAGGCAACAGACCACTGGCAGCAGGCAATGGACAAATTacagcaggcaatggacaacagacaacaggcaacatgcaacaggcaataggcaacaggcaTATGACAACAGGCGTATGACAACAGGCAtatgacaacagacaacaggcaacaggcaactgacaatgtgcagcagataacaggcaacaggcaacaggcaacaggcaacagacaacagacaacagacaacaaccAACAGACCATGGGCAGTAGACAATGGACAGATGAGAgcaggcaataggcaacaggcaacaggcaaccgacaacaggcaacatgcaacaggCAATAGACAACAGGCAACCGACAACAGGCATAGGACAACAGACACCAAGCAACAGGCAACGGACAACAGGCAACTGACAATGTGCAGCAgataacaggcaacaggcaacaggcaatggacaatgggCAACAGCCAATAGGCAACATGCAACAGCCACCAGACAACGGACAacggacaacagacaacagacaacaagcaacaggcagcagacaacaggcaatggacaacatacAACAGACAATGGGCAACAGACAACATGCATTGGAcaacagacaatggacaacaggccAAAGACAACAGCCAACAGACCACAGGCAGCAGGCAATGGACAAATGACAGCAGGCAATAAGCAACAGGCAACCGACAACAGGCAACATGCAATaggcaataggcaacaggcaaCCGACAACAGGCATAGGACAACAGGCAATAGGCAACGGACAACAGGCAACTGACAGTGTGCAGCAgataacaggcaacaggcaacagacaacaggcaatggacaatgggAAACAGCCAATAGGCAACATACAAcacacaacaggcaacagacaacagacaaagtacaacagacaacaggcaatggataacAGAGAACAGACAACTGGCAACAGATAACAGCAACAGTCAAAAGATaaaatgcaacaggcaataggaaacagacaacaggcaacaggcaacaggtaACAGataacaggcaatggacaatggacaacagacaataggcaacagacaacagccAACAcggaacaggcaacaggcaacaggcaacagacaacaagcaactCACACAGGCAACAAGctccagacaacaggcaacaggcagcagacaacaggcaatggataacAGTCAATGGGCAACTGGCAGCAGACAACAGAGAACAGACAATGGAcagcaggcaacaggcaacagacagcaggaaaaatgcaacaggcaataggcaacagacaacatgcaatgAACAATGGACAGCAGTCAATagtcaacagacaacagacaacaggcaacaggcaacaactTGCAGACAATgttcaacaggcaacaggcaacaggcaacagacaacaagcaacaggcagcagacaacaggcaatggatcaCATATaacggacaacaggcaacagacaacatgcaatgGACAACAGataatggacaacaggcaacagtCAACAGGCAACAGATcagaggcaatggacaacaggcaacagacagcagGCAATGGACGACAGACAACAGGTACCagtcaacagacaacagacaacaggcaacagacaagagGCATATGACAACAGAGAACAgataacagacaacaggcaacagacagcaggaaatggacaacagacaacaggcaactgaCAACAGGCAATGGGCAACAGTCAATGGGAAACAGTCCGCAGACATCAGAGAACAGACAACAGGCAAAAGGCAACAGACAACAGCAGAttgcaacaggcaataggcaacagacaacatgcaatgaacaatggacaacagtcaataggcaacagacagcaggcaatggacaatggaaaacagacaataggcaacagacaacagacaccatgcaacaggcaacaggcatcaAACAACAAGCAACATGCACCAGGCAACagtcaacaggcaatggacaacagtcaatgggaaacaggcagcagacatcagagaacagacaacagacaccaggcaacaggcaacagacaacggcagaatgcaacaggcaataggcaacagacaacataCAATGATCAATGGACAACAgtcaataggcaacagacaacaggcatcaTGCAACAGCCACCAtacaatggacaacagacaacagacaacaagcaacaagcaacaggcagcagacaacaggcCATGGACAACGTACAACAGACAATGCGCAACAGACAACATGCATTGGAcaacagacaatggacaacaggccAAAGACAACAGGCACCAGATCACAGGCAGCAGACAATGGGcaacaggcaacatgcaacagacaacaggcaacagacaacaggcaacaggcatagGACAACAGACAATAGGCAATAGTCAAtgggcaacaggcaacaggcaacatacctcagagaacagacaacaagcaacaagctccagacaacaggcaacagtcaacagacaacatgcaatggacaacaggcaacagacaacaggcaacagaccacagacaacaggcaacatgcaacaggcaacaggcaacagacaagaggcaacaggcaacagacaacagacgaCAGGCAACAGCCTGCAGGCaacggacaacaggcaacagacaacaagcaacaggcagcagacaacaggcaatggataacATACAACAGACAACAGGTAACAGACACTatgcaatggacaacagacaatggacaacagacaacaggcaacatgcaacaggcaacagacaagaggcaacaggcaacagacaacagatgACAGGCAACAGCCTGCAGGCAACGGACAATAGACAACAGACAACATGCAACAGACAGCAGACAACAGGCAATAGATAAcatacaacagacaacaggcaatagaCACTatgcaatggacaacagacaatggacaacaggcaacggGCAACAGGCAACAGATCAGAAGCAATGGTCAACAGACAGCAGGCAACAGACAGCAGGCAATGGacgacagacaacagacaacatacaacagacaacaggcaacagacaacaggcataggacaacagagaacagacaacagacaacatgcAACAGACAGCAGgaaatggacaacagacaacaggcaacagacaacaggtaaCATGCAAAAGGCAATAGGCAACACACAACagtcaacaggcaacagacaacatgcaatgatcaatggacaacagtcaatatgcaacagacaacagacaacaggcaacaagcAACAGCCACCAGACAACGGACAA
This genomic window from Pristiophorus japonicus isolate sPriJap1 chromosome 14, sPriJap1.hap1, whole genome shotgun sequence contains:
- the LOC139279626 gene encoding adenylate cyclase, terminal-differentiation specific-like, whose protein sequence is MGNSQWETVRRHQRTDNRQKATDNSRLQQAIGNRQHAMNNGQQSIGNRQQAMDNGKQTIGNRQQTPCNRQQASNNKQHAPGNSQQAMDNSQWETGSRHQRTDNRHQATGNRQRQNATGNRQQTTYNDQWTTVNRQQTTGIMQQPPYNGQQTTDNKQQATGSRQQAMDNVQQTMRNRQHALDNRQWTTGQRQQAPDHRQQTMGNRQHATDNRQQTTGNRQQTRGNRQQTTDDRQQPAGNGQQATDNKQQAADNRQWITYNRQQVTDTMQWTTDNGQQTTGNMQQATDKRQQATDNR